The Engystomops pustulosus chromosome 9, aEngPut4.maternal, whole genome shotgun sequence genome includes a window with the following:
- the LOC140077022 gene encoding protein Niban 2-like, producing the protein MGDVISSHLDESRRQYITERTGKLLAEFGKLYEEQYGVALFNSVRYEIEGNGGPQTQLLHRKLPLKDRVIFSGNLFQYLEDTKKWRNRFCLVPHHYGPVLYDNKIAYDRGLQPRAGVNCAGYKVLTSLDQYTEMLNNTSPGVKMKASGSQMKCATEFPVILWHPYCRHYHFCFMTEREQQRWSAVFQDCIRHCNNGIPEDARVESAAFTDSVRLYRQTRDQYGTWDMLCGNQVQVLSNLVMEDLIPDLKNIIGPKLRGKPQERQRTWLLISDTVYRMVHEQARLFYEGLEKKCSERRAQMESQIRTDMDQIIACKEHVSNKIRASVLPKAELCVRNHVQSHIPSILEALMVPTSQGFSEVRELVFTEATEMNKNLVNEGGRDKLGEHMEKISQLAYHPVKMQQCYEKMDHLNLEGLQQRFDVGSPSVFKQRAQILMREQTDNAAFTFEQLIHQELAKSEGTENLCRDIQRILERVLKKYDYDSSTVRKKFFQEALLQIIIPFLLKKLAPTCKSELPRYQELIFEELSRFVLVENIYEEVVLQTVMRDIIQAVKDAATQRKHNLYRDSMVMHNSDPNLHLLGEGPPINWTDDYSNDHAGDRHGRSRQVVSIIQDDEAPEYLESCQEAPANEDIPEEPGSSDVHAIRSMLVKEFNVEVPVTDFADGSSQETPQEEATNVNHSQTEQVKPAEPETEMHVSPHETCEDEVDHSHVEEMPSQDHVQDVQRVEATPEDEQIEEHDNVTDVLGHRGPEDIEEETSDHVDEEQQHQARESSLAAQQLVKLVLERASAEHNETEAEEQAVHGSHEETSSLVTPTEESQAPPPPLLSPDTHTVHTTPDDSGFQSPLSEEEEDAEGYREIPVPAPRKRDEVITQF; encoded by the exons ATGGGGGATGTAATATCAAGTCACCTGGATGAGAGCAGACGCCAGTACATCACAG AACGGACAGGAAAACTTCTGGCAGAATTTGGGAAGCTCTACGAGGAGCAATATGGAGTGGCCTTGTTCAATAGCGTGCGCTATGAGATTGAAGGGAACGGAGGTCCACAGACACAACTACTTCACCGGaag CTCCCACTAAAAGATCGGGTGATCTTCTCCGGAAACCTATTCCAGTATCTGGAGGATACAAAAAAGTGGAGGAACCGTTTCTGCCTTGTTCCTCACCATTATGGACCAGTGCTCTATGACAACAAAATA GCTTATGACCGCGGCCTGCAACCCCGAGCTGGGGTCAACTGTGCTGGATACAAGGTTCTCACCTCACTGGATCAGTACACGGAAATGCTTAATAACACAAGTCCAG gtGTAAAAATGAAAGCATCTGGTTCACAGATGAAATGTGCAACCGAGTtccctgtaatcctgtggcaccCATACTGCCGTCACTACCACTTCTGCTTTATGACCGAGCGTGAGCAGCAGCGGTGGAGCGCCGTGTTCCAGGACTGCATACGTCACTGCAATAATG GTATCCCTGAAGATGCTCGCGTTGAATCTGCAGCTTTCACAGACTCTGTCAGGCTCTATAGGCAAACACGGGATCAGTATGGGACCTGGGACATGCTGTGTGGCAACCAAGTACAG GTCCTCAGCAATCTGGTGATGGAGGATCTTATTCCTGACTTGAAAAACATCATTGGCCCCAAATTAAGAGGAAAACCACAAGAACGACAGAGGACCTGGTTGTTG ATTTCTGATACGGTGTATAGGATGGTACATGAGCAGGCGCGGCTGTTTTATGAAGGCCTGGAGAAGAAATGTAGCGAAAGGAGAGCACAGATGGAGAGTCAGATACGAACCGACATGGACCAGATCATCGCCTGCAAGGAGCATGTGTCCAACAAGATTCGAG CTTCGGTGCTGCCCAAAGCCGAACTGTGCGTGAGAAACCATGTCCAGTCGCACATCCCATCTATTCTCGAAGCTTTGATGGTGCCAACAAGTCAAGGTTTTTCCGAAGTCCGAGAGCTGGTTTTCACTGAGGCCACAGAAATGAACAAGAACCTGGTGAATGAGGGAGGACGGGACAAGCTGGGCGAG CATATGGAAAAGATATCCCAGCTGGCGTACCATCCAGTGAAAATGCAGCAGTGCTATGAGAAGATGGATCACCTGAACCTAGAAGGCCTGCAGCAGAGGTTCGATGTGGGAAGTCCCTCTGTTTTCAAGCAGAGGGCACAGATTCTTATGAGAGAG CAAACAGACAATGCAGCGTTCACCTTTGAGCAGCTCATACATCAGGAGCTGGCCAAATCTGAAGGAACGGAGAACCTGTGCCGAGACATCCAGCGTATACTAGAACGTGTTCTCAAG AAATACGATTACGACAGCAGCACCGTCCGGAAGAAGTTCTTCCAAGAAGCTTTACTACAGATCATCATCCCTTTTCTACTGAAGAAGCTGGCTCCGACCTGCAAATCC GAGCTCCCCCGTTACCAGGAACTGATATTTGAGGAGTTGTCGCGGTTTGTGCTGGTGGAGAATATCTATGAAGAGGTTGTACTACAGACTGTGATGAGAGATATTATACAAG CGGTGAAGGACGCCGCCACCCAGCGCAAACACAACTTGTACCGGGACAGTATGGTGATGCACAACAGTGACCCCAACCTCCATCTTCTTGGCGAGGGGCCTCCCATAAACTGGACTGATGACTATAGCAATGACCACGCTGGGGATCGGCACGGCAGATCTCGCCAAGTGGTTTCCATCATACAAGATGATGAGGCACCCGAATACTTAGAATCATGTCAGGAGGCACCAGCTAATGAAGACATCCCTGAGGAACCGGGCTCCAGCGATGTCCACGCCATCCGTAGCATGCTAGTCAAAGAATTTAATGTGGAAGTTCCAGTTACGGACTTTGCAGACGGATCTTCTCAAGAAACACCCCAAGAAGAGGCAACCAATGTGAACCATTCCCAAACAGAGCAAGTGAAACCTGCCGAGCCAGAAACCGAAATGCACGTTTCACCTCATGAGACTTGTGAAGATGAGGTGGATCATAGTCACGTAGAGGAGATGCCCTCTCAGGACCATGTGCAAGATGTTCAACGTGTAGAGGCAACTCCGGAGGATGAGCAGATAGAAGAACATGACAATGTTACAGACGTCTTAGGTCATCGTGGGCCTGAAGATATTGAGGAGGAGACCAGCGACCATGTAGATGAGGAGCAACAACACCAAGCCCGGGAGAGCTCATTGGCGGCACAGCAACTGGTTAAATTGGTGTTGGAACGTGCGAGTGCTGAACACAACGAAACCGAAGCAGAAGAGCAGGCAGTACATGGAAGCCATGAGGAAACCTCTTCCCTTGTCACCCCTACAGAAGAAAGCCAAGCACCGCCGCCGCCACTGCTGTCTCCcgatacacacacagtgcacaccACACCCGATGATAGCGGCTTCCAGTCACCCCTCAGCGAGGAAGAAGAGGACGCAGAAGGCTACAGAGAAATCCCTGTACCCGCTCCACGCAAGCGCGATGAGGTGATCACCCAATTCTGA